From Streptomyces durmitorensis, a single genomic window includes:
- a CDS encoding DUF6332 family protein yields MGQRTQAQRDEATVEIGFALFVATTLAGAAFFAVPAAAHFIGLSSPSGHTLNQVRRIAAAAVFVVSVVTVLVRHRRARQPSQPGRTKPDS; encoded by the coding sequence ATGGGGCAAAGGACGCAGGCCCAGCGGGACGAGGCCACCGTGGAGATCGGTTTCGCGCTCTTCGTCGCCACGACGCTCGCGGGTGCCGCCTTCTTCGCCGTGCCGGCGGCGGCCCACTTCATCGGCCTGTCATCGCCCTCGGGGCACACGCTGAACCAGGTCCGCAGGATCGCCGCCGCCGCGGTCTTCGTCGTGTCCGTGGTGACGGTCCTCGTGCGCCACCGGCGGGCGCGTCAGCCCAGCCAGCCGGGGCGCACCAAGCCCGACTCGTAG
- a CDS encoding NUDIX hydrolase: MIVWINGAFGAGKTGAARELIELIPNSTLFDPEVIGGGLPDLLPPKRLAEVSDFQDLPIWRRLVVDTAAALLAEVGGVLVVPMTLLRQDYRDEIFGGLASRRIAVRHVVLAPDETILRQRISARPVPDLPDGEMRVRQWSFDHIEPYRAALAGWLGTDAHRIDTGALTPYETAERIADAVRTGAASVCDIVQTPEPTAETLAAGVLLFDEQDRVLLVDPTYKAGWEFPGGVVEPGEAPARAGMREVAEETGIQLTEAPRLLVVDWEPPTPPGYGGMRFLFDGGSLDSGEARQLLLPGPELRACRFVTEEEAARLLPPVRYERLRWALRARERGVALYLEAGVPVGPQ, translated from the coding sequence GTGATCGTCTGGATCAACGGCGCGTTCGGTGCGGGCAAGACCGGCGCCGCACGGGAACTGATCGAGCTGATCCCGAACAGCACACTCTTCGACCCCGAGGTCATCGGCGGCGGACTGCCCGACCTGCTGCCGCCCAAGCGCCTCGCCGAGGTGAGCGACTTCCAGGATCTGCCGATCTGGCGGCGGCTCGTCGTGGACACCGCGGCGGCCCTGCTCGCCGAGGTCGGCGGCGTCCTCGTGGTGCCCATGACCCTGCTGCGGCAGGACTACCGTGACGAGATCTTCGGCGGCCTCGCCTCGCGCAGGATCGCCGTACGACACGTCGTCCTCGCCCCGGATGAAACGATCCTGCGCCAACGCATATCCGCCCGCCCCGTCCCGGACCTCCCGGACGGCGAGATGCGTGTGCGGCAGTGGTCGTTCGACCACATCGAGCCCTACCGCGCCGCACTCGCGGGCTGGCTCGGCACCGACGCCCACCGCATCGACACCGGAGCGCTCACCCCGTACGAGACCGCCGAGCGCATCGCCGACGCCGTACGCACCGGGGCCGCGTCCGTCTGCGACATCGTGCAGACCCCGGAGCCCACCGCGGAGACGCTGGCCGCCGGGGTGCTGCTCTTCGACGAGCAGGACCGGGTGCTGCTCGTCGACCCGACGTACAAGGCCGGCTGGGAGTTCCCCGGCGGCGTCGTCGAACCGGGCGAGGCGCCCGCGCGCGCGGGCATGCGCGAGGTGGCCGAGGAGACCGGCATCCAACTGACCGAAGCCCCGCGGCTCCTGGTCGTCGACTGGGAGCCGCCCACACCGCCCGGCTACGGAGGGATGCGGTTCCTCTTCGACGGCGGCAGCCTCGACAGCGGCGAGGCCCGGCAGCTGCTCCTGCCAGGACCCGAACTCCGCGCCTGCCGCTTCGTCACCGAGGAAGAGGCGGCCCGGCTCCTGCCCCCCGTGCGCTACGAACGGCTGCGCTGGGCCCTGCGCGCACGGGAGCGCGGGGTCGCCCTGTACCTGGAGGCGGGAGTCCCGGTCGGCCCCCAGTAA
- a CDS encoding nitroreductase family deazaflavin-dependent oxidoreductase has product MSSSSASSSSASSSGSPAPYYLKGSPLNVRLNSMIGWLARRGVSLMGSAELSVRGRKSGQMQRVPVNPFTYEGGQYLVSARGHSQWVRNMRVAGGGELRVGRKVRAFTVEEVADAEKLPLLRGYLEKWGWEVNQYFKGVTAKSTDAEIEAAAADHPVFRVTVTK; this is encoded by the coding sequence ATGTCTTCGTCCTCGGCATCCTCGTCCTCGGCGTCCTCCTCCGGCTCCCCCGCCCCCTACTACCTCAAGGGCAGCCCCCTGAACGTGCGGCTCAACAGCATGATCGGGTGGCTCGCGCGGCGCGGCGTCAGCCTGATGGGGTCGGCCGAGCTCTCCGTACGGGGCCGCAAAAGCGGGCAGATGCAGCGCGTCCCGGTGAACCCGTTCACGTACGAAGGCGGCCAGTACCTGGTCTCGGCCCGTGGGCACTCGCAGTGGGTGCGCAACATGCGCGTGGCGGGCGGCGGCGAGCTGCGCGTGGGGCGCAAGGTCCGCGCGTTCACGGTCGAGGAGGTCGCGGACGCCGAGAAGCTGCCGCTCCTGCGCGGCTATCTGGAGAAGTGGGGCTGGGAGGTCAACCAGTACTTCAAGGGCGTCACCGCCAAGTCCACGGATGCGGAGATCGAGGCGGCCGCCGCCGACCACCCCGTCTTCCGCGTCACCGTCACCAAGTGA
- a CDS encoding sensor histidine kinase: MDEQREHRRGGPPLPWGGPPAWRQGPPWWNRRDDAGDVSRLPWLTTLAITVFVQVGSKYAAEGQLDRQDLDVWARLLLLAGTLSLLLRHRHPVPVAYFTAGTALVYLGAGYAYGPVLITVAVGCFAAVVSGHRRAAWGAVGMLWAGHLLVAHWLYRWLPPDGDNARTWGEETVVAVWVVAIIAVSELARVRREQWMKERAERAQAAKRRADEERLRMARELHDVLAHSISVINVQAGVGLALLDSDPEQARTALTTIKAASKEALGEVRQVLDTLRTPGEAPRAPAPGLDRLPELVQQAASTGLTVEVDTQGTGKKLAPGVDLAAFRIVQEALTNVVRHSGSRHARVLVRYEAAALTLRVDDDGPATGADAGGSGNGLAGMRERAAALNGTIEAGSRPDGGFRVTAVLPTRSAPQEDQ, translated from the coding sequence ATGGACGAGCAGCGCGAACACAGGCGCGGCGGTCCGCCCCTGCCCTGGGGCGGACCGCCGGCATGGCGGCAGGGGCCGCCCTGGTGGAACCGACGCGACGACGCGGGGGACGTCAGCAGGCTGCCCTGGCTGACGACGCTGGCGATCACCGTGTTCGTGCAGGTCGGCTCCAAGTACGCCGCCGAGGGCCAGCTCGACCGGCAGGACCTGGACGTCTGGGCCCGGCTCCTGCTGCTCGCGGGCACGCTCTCGCTCCTGCTGCGCCACCGCCACCCCGTCCCGGTCGCGTACTTCACGGCAGGGACAGCGCTGGTGTACCTCGGCGCCGGATATGCGTACGGCCCGGTCCTGATCACCGTCGCCGTCGGCTGCTTCGCCGCGGTCGTCTCCGGGCACCGGCGCGCGGCGTGGGGCGCCGTCGGGATGCTGTGGGCGGGACATCTCCTTGTCGCGCACTGGCTCTACAGATGGCTGCCGCCGGACGGCGACAACGCACGGACCTGGGGCGAGGAGACCGTCGTCGCCGTCTGGGTGGTCGCCATCATCGCCGTGTCCGAGCTGGCCCGCGTGCGCCGCGAGCAGTGGATGAAGGAGCGTGCCGAGCGTGCGCAGGCCGCCAAGCGGCGCGCCGACGAGGAACGCCTGCGCATGGCGCGCGAGCTGCACGACGTCCTCGCGCACAGCATCTCCGTGATCAACGTCCAGGCGGGCGTCGGCCTCGCGCTGCTCGACTCCGATCCCGAGCAGGCCCGCACCGCCCTGACCACCATCAAGGCCGCGAGCAAGGAGGCGCTCGGGGAGGTCAGGCAGGTCCTGGACACCCTGCGTACGCCCGGTGAGGCACCCCGAGCCCCGGCCCCGGGGCTCGACCGCCTGCCCGAGCTCGTGCAGCAGGCCGCAAGTACGGGACTCACCGTCGAAGTCGACACCCAGGGGACCGGCAAGAAGCTGGCGCCCGGCGTCGACCTCGCCGCCTTCCGCATCGTCCAGGAGGCCCTGACCAACGTCGTACGGCACTCCGGATCGCGGCACGCGCGCGTGCTCGTGCGGTACGAGGCCGCGGCGCTCACCCTGCGCGTGGACGACGACGGCCCTGCCACCGGCGCGGACGCGGGGGGCAGCGGCAACGGTCTTGCGGGGATGCGCGAGCGCGCCGCCGCCCTGAATGGCACGATCGAGGCGGGCTCGCGCCCGGACGGTGGATTCCGGGTCACCGCCGTACTGCCCACCCGCTCGGCACCTCAGGAGGACCAGTGA
- a CDS encoding response regulator transcription factor produces MIRVLLADDQSLVRAGFKALLDAQRDIEVAGEAADGEEAVRMVRELRPDVVLMDIRMPLLDGLAATRRITDEPDLNDVKVVMLTTFELDEYVFEAIRSGASGFLVKDTEPEELLRAVRAVVDGDALLSPGVTRRLIAEFAARSKEPTGPEPLGELTEREREVMALVGIGLSNEEIARRLVVSPLTAKTHVSRTMVKLGARDRAQLVVLAYESGLVRPGWLG; encoded by the coding sequence GTGATCCGCGTACTGCTCGCCGACGACCAGTCGCTGGTCAGGGCCGGTTTCAAGGCACTGCTCGACGCCCAGCGGGACATCGAGGTCGCGGGCGAGGCGGCGGACGGCGAGGAGGCGGTGCGCATGGTGCGCGAACTGCGCCCCGATGTCGTCCTGATGGACATCCGCATGCCGCTGCTCGACGGTCTCGCCGCGACCCGGAGGATCACCGACGAACCGGACCTGAACGACGTGAAGGTGGTCATGCTCACCACCTTCGAGCTGGACGAGTACGTCTTCGAGGCGATCCGCTCCGGGGCGTCGGGCTTCCTGGTCAAGGACACCGAACCCGAGGAACTGCTGCGCGCCGTCCGCGCGGTGGTCGACGGCGACGCGCTGCTCTCGCCCGGCGTGACGCGGCGTCTGATCGCCGAGTTCGCCGCCCGCTCCAAGGAGCCCACGGGCCCCGAGCCGCTCGGCGAACTCACCGAGCGGGAAAGGGAAGTGATGGCGCTGGTCGGCATCGGCCTGTCGAACGAGGAGATCGCCCGTCGTCTGGTCGTCAGCCCGCTCACCGCGAAGACCCACGTGAGCCGGACCATGGTGAAGCTGGGTGCCCGCGACCGCGCCCAACTGGTCGTCCTGGCCTACGAGTCGGGCTTGGTGCGCCCCGGCTGGCTGGGCTGA
- a CDS encoding dipeptidase, translating to MSPDPIAETVASLMPKAKAELTELVAFKSVADFDQFPRSESEAAANWVADALRAEGFQDVALLDTPDGTQSVYGLLPGPEGAPTVLLYAHYDVQPPLDETAWTSPPFELTEREGRWYGRGSADCKGGVLMHLLALRALKANGGVPVTVKVIAEGSEEQGTGGLERYAEEHPDLLTADTIVIGDAGNFRVGLPTVTATLRGMTLVRVRVDTLEGNLHSGQFGGAAPDALAALVRVLDSLRAEDGSTTVDGLTGDEVWDGLQYEEDTFRKDAKVLDGVRLVGKGTVADRIWARPAVTVLGIDCPPVVGATPSVQAAARALISLRVPPGVDAAEATKLLQAHVEAHTPWGAQVTTEQIGQGQPFRADTTSPAYAAMAEAMGEAYPGEEMQYAGQGGSIPLCNTLAALYPRAEILLIGLSEPEAQIHAVDESVSPQELERLSVAEALFLQKYAAS from the coding sequence ATGTCGCCGGATCCGATCGCCGAGACCGTCGCCTCACTCATGCCGAAGGCGAAGGCGGAGCTCACTGAACTGGTGGCCTTCAAGTCGGTGGCGGACTTCGATCAGTTCCCCAGGAGCGAGAGCGAGGCCGCCGCGAACTGGGTGGCGGACGCGCTGCGCGCCGAGGGGTTCCAGGACGTGGCCCTGCTCGACACCCCGGACGGCACCCAGTCGGTGTACGGCCTGCTGCCGGGCCCCGAGGGCGCTCCCACGGTGCTGCTCTACGCGCACTACGACGTGCAGCCGCCGCTCGACGAGACGGCGTGGACCAGCCCGCCGTTCGAGCTGACGGAGCGCGAAGGACGCTGGTACGGACGCGGCAGCGCCGACTGCAAGGGCGGCGTCCTCATGCACCTGCTCGCGCTGCGCGCCCTGAAGGCGAACGGCGGCGTCCCGGTGACCGTCAAGGTGATCGCCGAGGGTTCCGAGGAGCAGGGCACAGGCGGCCTTGAGCGGTACGCCGAGGAGCACCCCGACCTGCTGACGGCGGACACGATCGTCATCGGCGACGCGGGCAACTTCCGGGTGGGCCTGCCCACGGTCACCGCGACACTCCGCGGCATGACCCTCGTACGCGTCCGTGTCGACACTCTTGAGGGCAATCTGCACTCGGGACAGTTCGGCGGCGCGGCCCCGGACGCCCTCGCCGCGCTGGTGCGCGTCCTCGACTCGCTGCGCGCGGAGGACGGCTCGACGACGGTCGACGGGCTCACGGGCGACGAGGTGTGGGACGGGCTTCAGTACGAAGAGGACACGTTCCGCAAGGACGCCAAGGTCCTCGACGGCGTCCGCCTGGTCGGCAAGGGCACCGTCGCCGACCGCATCTGGGCGCGCCCCGCGGTGACGGTGCTCGGCATCGACTGCCCGCCCGTGGTCGGCGCGACGCCGTCCGTGCAGGCGGCCGCGCGGGCGCTGATCAGCCTGCGGGTTCCGCCGGGCGTGGACGCGGCCGAGGCCACCAAGCTGCTGCAGGCGCACGTGGAGGCGCACACGCCGTGGGGTGCGCAGGTGACCACCGAGCAGATCGGGCAGGGCCAGCCGTTCCGCGCGGACACCACGAGCCCGGCGTACGCGGCGATGGCGGAGGCGATGGGCGAGGCGTACCCGGGCGAGGAGATGCAGTACGCGGGGCAGGGCGGCTCGATCCCGCTGTGCAACACCCTCGCCGCGCTCTACCCCCGTGCGGAGATCCTCCTGATCGGTCTGAGCGAGCCCGAGGCGCAGATCCACGCGGTCGACGAGAGCGTCTCCCCCCAGGAGTTGGAGCGGCTCTCGGTCGCGGAGGCGCTGTTCCTCCAGAAGTACGCGGCGAGCTGA
- a CDS encoding geranylgeranyl reductase family protein, whose protein sequence is MSSENSADDAQYVWDVVVVGAGPAGASAAYAAAVAGRSVLILEKAELPRYKTCGGGIIGPSRDALPPGFELPFRDRVHAVTFSLDGKFSRTRRSKQMLFGLINRPEFDQQLVEHAQKAGAEVRTGVTVARVEQHGSAVPDRRTVAVVLQGGETVLARAVVGADGSASRIGAHVGVKLDQVDLGLEAEIPVPQSVAEDWAGRVLIDWGPMPGSYGWVFPKGDTLTVGVISARGEGSATKRYLEDFIARLGLAGFEPSISSGHLTRCRSDDSPLSRGRVVVCGDAAGLLEPWTREGISFALRSGRLAGEWAVRIGEAHDAVDARRQALNYAFAVKAGLGVEMSVGRRMLTLFERRPGALHAAITGFRPAWNAFARITRGSTTLGELVRNHPLAGRALSALDR, encoded by the coding sequence GTGAGCAGCGAGAACTCAGCGGACGACGCTCAGTACGTGTGGGACGTCGTCGTGGTGGGAGCAGGGCCCGCCGGGGCGTCGGCGGCCTATGCGGCAGCCGTCGCGGGACGCAGCGTCCTCATCCTGGAGAAAGCCGAACTGCCCCGGTACAAGACGTGTGGCGGCGGCATCATCGGCCCCTCGCGTGACGCGCTCCCGCCCGGGTTCGAACTGCCCTTCAGGGACCGGGTGCACGCGGTGACGTTCTCCCTGGACGGCAAGTTCTCCCGCACCCGCCGCTCGAAGCAGATGCTCTTCGGGCTCATCAACCGCCCCGAGTTCGACCAGCAACTGGTCGAGCACGCACAGAAGGCGGGCGCCGAGGTGCGCACCGGAGTCACCGTCGCGCGCGTGGAGCAGCACGGCTCCGCGGTGCCCGACCGGCGCACGGTCGCCGTGGTGCTGCAGGGCGGCGAGACGGTGCTCGCCCGCGCGGTCGTCGGGGCCGACGGCAGCGCGAGCCGCATAGGAGCACATGTCGGCGTGAAGCTCGACCAGGTGGACCTGGGGCTTGAGGCCGAGATCCCGGTGCCGCAGAGCGTCGCCGAGGACTGGGCGGGCCGGGTCCTGATCGACTGGGGCCCGATGCCGGGCAGTTACGGATGGGTGTTCCCCAAGGGCGACACGCTCACCGTCGGTGTCATCTCCGCGCGCGGCGAAGGCTCGGCCACCAAGCGGTACTTGGAGGACTTCATCGCCCGCCTCGGCCTCGCGGGCTTCGAGCCGAGCATCTCCTCCGGCCACCTGACGCGCTGCCGCAGCGACGACTCGCCGCTCTCGCGCGGCCGGGTCGTGGTGTGCGGTGACGCGGCGGGGCTGCTTGAGCCGTGGACCCGTGAGGGCATCTCCTTCGCGCTGCGCTCGGGGCGCCTCGCGGGGGAGTGGGCCGTGCGGATCGGCGAGGCGCACGACGCGGTCGACGCCCGCCGCCAGGCCCTGAACTACGCCTTCGCCGTCAAGGCGGGACTCGGCGTCGAGATGAGTGTCGGGCGGCGCATGCTCACCCTCTTCGAGCGCCGTCCGGGCGCGCTGCACGCGGCGATCACCGGGTTCCGGCCCGCGTGGAACGCGTTCGCGAGGATCACCCGTGGCTCGACGACGCTGGGCGAGCTGGTGCGGAACCATCCGCTGGCGGGACGGGCACTGAGCGCGCTCGACCGGTAG
- a CDS encoding TetR/AcrR family transcriptional regulator has translation MSSATSGARARARVEVTAAIKDEARRQLAADGAAKLSLRAVARELGMVSSALYRYFPSRDELLTALIIDAYDSLGAAAEGAHAEVASAGPVRRWTVVCEAVRSWALAHPHEYALIYGSPVPGYSAPASTIEAAARVGLLLIGIVRDAHQGRGVAVRPLPGGLRPEAERMAADLAPDLPPAVIAAMVAAWAQLFGLVGFEVFGQFNRVVEDRSAFFSYSVTQLAHGVGLLEQK, from the coding sequence ATGAGTAGTGCCACCAGCGGGGCCAGGGCCCGCGCCCGAGTCGAAGTCACCGCCGCCATCAAGGACGAGGCGCGCAGACAGCTGGCCGCCGACGGCGCCGCCAAGCTCTCGCTGCGCGCCGTGGCCCGCGAGCTCGGCATGGTCTCCTCCGCCCTCTATCGCTACTTCCCCAGCCGCGACGAGCTCCTGACCGCCCTCATCATCGACGCCTATGACTCCCTCGGTGCCGCCGCCGAGGGTGCGCACGCCGAGGTCGCGTCGGCCGGACCCGTGCGGCGCTGGACGGTCGTGTGCGAGGCCGTACGGTCCTGGGCGCTCGCGCATCCTCATGAGTACGCCCTCATCTACGGCTCGCCCGTACCCGGCTACAGCGCGCCCGCCTCCACGATCGAAGCCGCGGCCCGCGTCGGGCTGCTGCTCATCGGCATCGTGCGCGACGCCCATCAGGGGCGCGGAGTCGCCGTGCGGCCGCTGCCGGGCGGGCTGCGTCCCGAGGCCGAGCGGATGGCCGCTGATCTGGCACCCGACCTGCCGCCCGCGGTGATCGCGGCGATGGTCGCGGCATGGGCCCAGCTGTTCGGGCTCGTGGGCTTCGAGGTGTTCGGGCAGTTCAACCGCGTCGTCGAGGACCGTTCGGCCTTCTTCTCCTACTCGGTCACTCAACTCGCCCATGGTGTGGGCCTGTTGGAGCAGAAGTAG
- a CDS encoding AfsR/SARP family transcriptional regulator, with the protein MGGVGMSAGMRFELLGPLRALRGAEEVPLGPPKQRAVLAVLLLQEGRPLSYEGLVDAVWGDEPPVHVRNLVQKYVSGVRRAFASAGTTDATGTTGGPALTWTGSGYRLSDAVADDLRERRQLVDAALAARESGQLRHAGELVDRAEALWRGEFAEGLNAPYLAAERLRWREKRLTVLEARIAGEIELGRSFEYVHELIRLVAAHPLRERTVELLMNALYRTGRSSDALLAFEEARRRIADAMGADPGPALRSLHERMLRQDPELLTTRTSAPVPAA; encoded by the coding sequence ATGGGTGGTGTGGGGATGTCCGCGGGGATGCGCTTCGAACTGCTGGGTCCGCTGCGGGCGTTGCGCGGCGCCGAGGAGGTGCCGCTCGGGCCGCCGAAGCAGCGCGCCGTGCTCGCGGTCCTGCTCCTCCAGGAGGGGCGGCCTCTCTCGTACGAGGGCCTGGTCGACGCCGTGTGGGGTGACGAACCCCCGGTCCATGTGCGCAATCTCGTGCAGAAGTACGTCTCCGGGGTGCGGCGCGCCTTCGCGTCGGCGGGGACGACGGACGCGACAGGTACGACGGGCGGCCCGGCCCTGACGTGGACCGGCAGCGGCTACCGGCTCTCCGACGCCGTGGCCGACGATCTGCGCGAGCGGCGGCAGTTGGTCGATGCGGCGCTCGCCGCGCGTGAGTCGGGGCAGCTGCGCCACGCGGGCGAACTCGTCGACCGTGCCGAGGCGTTGTGGCGCGGCGAGTTCGCGGAGGGTCTCAACGCCCCGTATCTGGCGGCGGAACGGCTCCGGTGGCGCGAGAAGCGGCTGACCGTCCTGGAGGCCCGGATCGCCGGGGAGATCGAACTCGGCCGCTCCTTCGAGTACGTCCACGAACTGATCAGGCTCGTCGCCGCCCACCCTCTGCGCGAGCGCACGGTCGAACTCCTGATGAACGCCCTGTACCGCACCGGCCGTTCCTCGGACGCGCTGCTCGCCTTCGAGGAGGCACGGCGCCGGATCGCGGACGCCATGGGCGCGGACCCGGGCCCCGCGCTGCGTTCCCTGCACGAGCGGATGCTGCGCCAGGACCCGGAGCTCCTCACCACGCGGACGTCGGCTCCCGTGCCGGCGGCCTGA
- a CDS encoding MMPL family transporter, translating into MLTRLGRFVVRRSRAVLIGVVLAFLGLGAYGAGAQADLDLARWDAPGTESVRAADILREEYGTGNPNLALLVTARDGDVDSPRTTAAARQLAAEVRDILGVTDVSAYWTGKSPALRASDGERALILARLEGSATDTRERLATLSPQLARTTPQLTVSVGGQEEISRQVGEQARADFLRAEMIALPAVVLLLILVYRRTVAALLTVGVGLLSVVGTLAGLRAIAQVTEVSTFAANLALVLGLGLGIDYSLFVINRYREERHAGHAQPHAVVRATAAAGRTVIFSGVTVAVSLCALLVFPFFFLSSFAYAGVLVVVTAVAGALLLLPAALARWGHRVERPQRTAGGLWQRVALAAMRRPLAAGAAVIGVLLFAASPLLGLRFGLPDERALPTGTSSRTTSETIHEEFPAEPTDAVQVVLREAASAGATQRYAAELSRIQGVFEVDAPTGRYQDGHRTGPSEVTPRGGGSRLTLIPTQAAMRGDVPAFVGAVRDTPEPAAALVGGYPAETTDFRATLLDRLPYAVGLILVATFAILFLMTGSLLLPAKATVLNLLSLSVMFGCLVWVFQEGHLSGLLGFTPTGSIEPSIPVLMFCVAYGLSMDYEVFMLARIKEEYERVGDTERAVATGIRRSAPLITAAAGILALSFLTYATGGVVFLKELGVGTALTILVDATLIRVVLLPVAMRLAGRANWWAPAPLRRLHRRFGLHEVPEGDKTPEVLQREYA; encoded by the coding sequence ATGCTGACCCGGCTCGGCCGTTTCGTGGTGCGGCGCAGCCGCGCCGTACTGATCGGCGTGGTACTGGCCTTCCTCGGCCTCGGCGCCTACGGAGCCGGCGCCCAGGCCGACCTCGACCTCGCGCGCTGGGACGCGCCGGGCACCGAGTCCGTGCGCGCGGCCGACATCCTGCGCGAGGAGTACGGCACGGGGAATCCCAACCTCGCGCTCCTCGTCACGGCCCGCGACGGCGACGTCGACTCGCCGCGCACGACGGCCGCCGCGCGCCAACTGGCCGCCGAGGTGCGGGACATCCTGGGCGTCACCGATGTCAGCGCCTACTGGACCGGCAAGAGCCCGGCCCTGCGCGCCTCCGACGGCGAACGCGCCCTGATCCTCGCCCGCCTGGAGGGCAGCGCCACGGACACCCGCGAGCGGCTCGCCACCCTCTCGCCTCAACTGGCCCGCACCACACCACAGTTGACGGTCTCCGTCGGCGGCCAGGAGGAGATCTCCCGGCAGGTCGGCGAGCAGGCACGCGCCGACTTCCTGCGCGCCGAGATGATCGCCCTGCCCGCCGTCGTGCTCCTGCTGATCCTCGTCTACCGGCGCACCGTGGCGGCCCTGCTCACCGTCGGCGTCGGACTGCTCTCGGTCGTCGGCACGCTCGCAGGACTCCGGGCGATCGCGCAGGTCACCGAAGTGTCGACGTTCGCGGCGAACCTCGCACTCGTCCTGGGCCTCGGACTCGGCATCGACTACAGCCTCTTCGTCATCAACCGCTACCGCGAGGAACGGCACGCGGGGCACGCGCAGCCGCACGCCGTGGTCCGCGCGACCGCCGCGGCCGGACGCACCGTGATCTTCAGCGGGGTCACCGTGGCCGTCTCGCTCTGCGCGCTCCTTGTGTTCCCGTTCTTCTTCCTGAGCTCCTTCGCGTACGCGGGAGTACTCGTCGTCGTGACCGCGGTGGCCGGAGCGCTGCTCCTGCTGCCCGCCGCGCTCGCCCGCTGGGGCCACCGCGTGGAGCGCCCGCAGCGCACGGCCGGCGGCCTCTGGCAGCGGGTCGCGCTCGCCGCGATGCGCCGCCCGCTCGCCGCGGGCGCGGCCGTGATCGGCGTCCTGCTGTTCGCCGCGTCACCGCTGCTCGGCCTGCGGTTCGGCCTGCCGGACGAGCGGGCCCTGCCCACCGGCACCTCGTCCCGCACCACCTCCGAGACCATCCACGAGGAGTTCCCCGCCGAACCGACCGACGCCGTCCAGGTCGTGCTCCGGGAGGCGGCGAGCGCCGGGGCCACACAGCGGTACGCCGCCGAACTCTCCCGCATCCAGGGCGTGTTCGAGGTGGACGCCCCGACCGGCCGCTATCAGGACGGCCACCGCACCGGGCCCTCGGAGGTCACACCCCGAGGAGGAGGATCCCGCCTGACGCTGATCCCGACCCAGGCGGCGATGCGCGGCGACGTACCCGCCTTCGTCGGCGCCGTCCGCGACACCCCGGAACCTGCGGCCGCCCTGGTCGGCGGCTACCCGGCCGAGACCACCGACTTCCGCGCCACCCTCCTGGACCGCCTCCCGTACGCCGTCGGCCTCATCCTCGTCGCCACCTTCGCCATCCTGTTCCTGATGACCGGCAGCCTGCTCCTGCCCGCCAAGGCGACCGTGCTCAATCTGCTCAGCCTGTCGGTGATGTTCGGGTGCCTGGTATGGGTCTTCCAGGAGGGCCACCTGTCCGGGCTCCTCGGCTTCACGCCCACCGGGTCGATCGAGCCGAGCATCCCGGTGCTGATGTTCTGCGTCGCCTACGGCCTGTCGATGGACTACGAGGTGTTCATGCTGGCGCGGATCAAGGAGGAGTACGAGCGGGTCGGCGACACGGAGCGGGCGGTGGCGACCGGGATCCGGCGCAGTGCCCCGCTGATCACCGCGGCGGCCGGGATCCTCGCGCTCTCGTTCCTCACGTACGCGACCGGAGGCGTCGTTTTCCTCAAGGAACTGGGCGTCGGCACCGCCCTGACGATCCTCGTGGATGCCACCCTCATCCGCGTCGTCCTGCTGCCGGTCGCCATGCGGCTCGCGGGCCGCGCCAACTGGTGGGCGCCCGCTCCGCTGCGCCGGCTGCACCGGCGCTTCGGCCTGCACGAAGTCCCGGAGGGTGACAAGACCCCCGAGGTACTCCAGCGGGAGTACGCGTGA